A window of Panicum virgatum strain AP13 chromosome 8K, P.virgatum_v5, whole genome shotgun sequence contains these coding sequences:
- the LOC120644636 gene encoding disease resistance protein RGA2-like isoform X2 translates to MGYQCWIKWLKEYLLGCLTQIILRYELSGRLKKINSRLNQISDNQKEYKIKHTPLATLTSSTTATSAWRDGYKNAVGLEKEVETLKEMLLRKGHPQLMFISILGESGVGKKTLSRILLHDKKNNNHFKIRVWYSMPPDSTTEHLQAIYDRARQTISPTQGDLPVQEGPFDDIAGMLRHLLANMNYLLIIIGISSRTMLNCVRASLPDDNNGSRVVLVLDIENEEVAWHANAMNKGIKNGIRHLGRLDKEKSVKLFCSRALRTNLSDETTVNSMSKYSEVVYNITWGYPLAIVVLAGLLRFKEKPGQWTAVLQQLKSGPPMEEAHQQDGEGNQITGPAMFQEDRIEEKTMSSPPTEAANLSTRTSIERVFWASFEDLPNDLKSCFLYLAAFPKDTFLSTDSIVRMWMAEGFIRPQKGKTIEELGHDYFKELALRCLVQVSLMNEAGCIKKVIVHGRLHGFLHSEAREAGFIDVHDMHDVFVPPSVRRLSFMSFQGGYTKFTNKFCKLRSFICWAKEKDHRPSSNGGGGGGGSGGVDEERWHDLKFLQGSDLLRVIYVWGLRIKELPNEIGDKTHLRYLRVNSEHLRDLPSSITRLLNLQTLDIRDTKVEEIHPSFWEIKTLRHVIAKNLTLPSSINEELGQLQTLHGVKPSEGEWNQHNCPLLKMAKLRSLELHGFIDAEHGAVLNPALEQMHLLGHLKLKGDEISSRVFTGQCLRYLQTVELDGTVQWPAVDAFNDLRFVRPNLVQLSLTNTNDAPEDIQQELRKAGFIRSCLLLGPVYRLSYKQGMLAAKPEQQGEARSSKMEQQHQGEEAEE, encoded by the exons ATGGGTTACCAATGCTGGATTAAATGGCTCAAAGAATACTTGCTTGGCTGCTTGACCCAAATCATTCTCCGATATGAATTGTCTGGTCGACTCAAAAAAATTAATAGCAGGCTCAATCAAATCTCGGACAACCAAAAGGAATACAAGATCAAGCATACACCATTAGCGACATTGACATCTTCCACTACAGCCACTTCAGCATG GCGGGATGGTTATAAGAACGCTGTGGGTCTTGAAAAAGAAGTGGAGACACTTAAGGAAATGCTGCTTCGTAAAGGTCACCCCCAGCTGAtgttcatctccatacttggGGAGAGCGGTGTGGGAAAGAAAACACTGTCACGTATTCTCCTGCATGATAAGAAGAATAACAACCATTTCAAGATTCGAGTTTGGTACAGCATGCCGCCAGATTCCACCACAGAACATCTCCAAGCAATCTACGACAGAGCACGCCAAACCATTTCGCCAACACAAGGAGATCTGCCGGTTCAGGAAGGCCCTTTCGATGATATCGCTGGCATGCTCCGTCACCTCCTAGCCAATATGAATTATCTGCTGATTATCATTGGGATATCCTCCAGGACCATGCTCAACTGCGTTAGGGCAAGCCTACCAGATGACAACAATGGAAGTAGGGTAGTGCTCGTATTGGACATCGAGAATGAAGAAGTAGCATGGCATGCTAATGCCATGAACAAGGGCATTAAAAACGGAATCCGCCACTTGGGCCGTTTGGATAAAGAAAAGAGTGTGAAGTTGTTCTGTTCAAGGGCTTTGAGGACAAATCTATCAGAtgaaactacggtaaacagcaTGAGCAAGTACAGCGAAGTTGTGTACAATATAACTTGGGGCTACCCTCTGGCTATAGTGGTTTTGGCTGGACTACTACGATTCAAGGAGAAGCCAGGGCAATGGACGGCAGTGCTGCAGCAGCTCAAGTCTGGACCACCAATGGAAGAAGCACATCAGCAAGACGGCGAAGGTAATCAGATAACAGGACCTGCAATGTTCCAGGAGGATCGTATTGAGGAGAAGACGATGAGCTCCCCACCAACAGAAGCAGCCAACCTGTCCACAAGAACGTCGATTGAGAGGGTCTTCTGGGCAAGCTTTGAAGACCTTCCCAACGACCTCAAGTCATGCTTCCTCTACTTGGCCGCTTTCCCCAAGGATACCTTTCTGTCTACCGACAGTATAGTGCGGATGTGGATGGCCGAGGGATTCATCAGGCCACAGAAGGGCAAGACAATCGAGGAGCTGGGTCATGACTATTTCAAGGAGCTGGCCTTGAGATGCCTCGTTCAGGTTTCCTTGATGAATGAGGCTGGCTGCATTAAGAAAGTCATCGTTCACGGAAGGCTCCATGGGTTCTTGCATTCAGAGGCTCGTGAGGCAGGCTTCATTGACGTCCATGACATGCATGATGTCTTTGTTCCGCCGTCAGTGCGCCGCCTCTCTTTCATGAGTTTTCAAGGCGGATATACCAAGTTCACCAACAAGTTCTGTAAGTTGCGTTCCTTCATATGCTGGGCCAAGGAGAAAGATCATCGTCCAagcagcaatggcggcggcggcggcggcggtagcggaGGCGTGGACGAGGAGCGTTGGCATGATCTCAAGTTTCTGCAGGGTTCAGATTTACTTCGTGTGATCTACGTATGGGGACTAAGGATCAAGGAGTTGCCGAATGAGATAGGCGACAAGACCCACTTGCGGTACCTACGTGTAAACAGCGAGCACCTCAGGGACCTCCCGTCAAGCATTACGAGGCTGCTCAACCTGCAGACACTGGATATAAGGGATACTAAAGTCGAGGAGATTCACCCGTCCTTCTGGGAGATAAAGACGCTGCGGCATGTGATTGCAAAGAACCTCACGCTTCCATCATCCATCAACGAAGAATTGGGCCAGCTGCAAACGCTGCATGGTGTAAAGCCCAGCGAAGGAGAATGGAATCAACATAACTGTCCACTGCTCAAGATGGCCAAACTCCGGTCTCTGGAGCTGCACGGATTCATTGATGCGGAACATGGTGCTGTGCTGAACCCTGCCCTCGAGCAGATGCATCTCCTTGGCCACTTGAAGCTGAAAGGTGATGAGATCTCTTCTCGCGTCTTCACTGGACAGTGCCTTCGATATCTTCAGACTGTAGAGTTGGATGGCACTGTGCAATGGCCGGCTGTTGATGCGTTTAATGATCTTCGCTTCGTCCGTCCAAACCTTGTTCAGCTCAGCCTGACAAATACAAATGATGCGCCGGAAGACATCCAACAGGAACTGAGAAAGGCAGGCTTTATCCGCTCCTGCCTGCTCCTCGGACCAGTTTATCGGCTTTCATACAAACAAGGAATGCTTGCGGCAAAACCGGAGCAGCAGGGTGAAGCAAGGTCCAGCAAAATGGAACAGCAGCACCAAGGTGAGGAAGCTGAAGAGTGA
- the LOC120644634 gene encoding probable glycosyltransferase 6 yields the protein MASEAFGGSAAKGSAAGAPGGPRPPHGRLVLPAGRAREAVAFAAGAVAAALALLCSASVLAPTPVPNIVSLPSPFHSSTSSSPAAAAAVGKDPRTFYDDPSLSYSVRGRRITGWDAKRAAWLRSRGLDPGSPAVTRRVVMVSGSQPEPCAGAGGDHLLLRFLKNKLDYCRLHGVELLYNTALLEPSMVAYWAKIPAVRAAMLAHPEAEWVWWVDADAVFTDMDFAPPLERYAGSYDLVVYGWDAEVYEERSWVGLNAGVFLIRNCQWALDLMDAWARMGPAFPEHAAWGRTLRAELAGKPDDEADDQSALVYLLARDPGALRWANRTRLETGYYFQGYWAEIVGRLDGVAARYAAAERGAAAGSAGLRRWHAEREHARYAAARDAAVSGAVPGPAGGGQKGWRRPFVTHFTGCQPCGGAPNRRYSRRRCAEGMRRALAFADDQVLRAYGFRRAALLSDSVVPLTFDYPAAQ from the coding sequence ATGGCGTCGGAGGCcttcggcggctcggcggccaagGGCAGCGCCGCGGGGGCGCCGGgcggcccgcgcccgccgcacgGCCGCCTCGTGCTCCCGGCGGGGCGCGCCCGCGAGGCGGTGGCCTTCGCCGCGGGCGCCGTGGcggccgcgctcgcgctcctctgctccgcctcCGTTCTCGCCCCCACGCCCGTGCCCAACATCGTCTCCCTCCCCTCGCCCTTCCACTCCTCCacatcctcctcccccgccgcggcggcggcggtcggcaaGGACCCGCGCACGTTCTACGACGACCCGTCGCTCTCCTACTCCGTCCGCGGGCGCCGCATCACGGGCTGGGACGCGAAGCGCGCGGCGTGGCTGCGCTCCCGCGGCCTCGACCCGGGCTCGCCCGCCGTCACCCGCCGCGTGGTCATGGTGTCCGGGTCCCAGCCGGAGCCctgcgcgggcgccggcggcgaccacctcctcctccgcttcCTCAAGAACAAGCTCGACTACTGCCGCCTCCACGGCGTCGAGCTCCTCTACAACACCGCGCTGCTGGAGCCGTCCATGGTGGCGTACTGGGCCAAGATCCCCGCCGTGCGCGCGGCGATGCTCGCGCACCCGGAGGCCGAGTGGGTCTGGTGggtcgacgccgacgccgtctTCACCGACATGGACTTCGCGCCCCCGCTCGAGCGCTACGCGGGGAGCTACGACCTGGTGGTGTACGGGTGGGACGCGGAGGTGTACGAGGAGCGCTCGTGGGTGGGGCTCAACGCCGGCGTGTTCCTCATCCGGAACTGCCAGTGGGCGCTGGACCTCATGGACGCGTGGGCGCGGATGGGGCCGGCGTTCCCGGAGCACGCCGCGTGGGGGAGGACGCTGCGGGCGGAGCTGGCCGGGAAGCCCGACGACGAGGCCGACGACCAGTCGGCGCTCGTGTACCTGCTGGCCAGGGACCCCGGCGCGCTGCGGTGGGCCAACCGGACGCGGCTCGAGacggggtactacttccagggGTACTGGGCGGAGATCGTGGGGCGGCtcgacggcgtcgcggcgcggtacgcggcggccgagcgcggcgcggcggcggggagcgcggGGCTCCGGCGGTGGCACGCGGAGCGGGAGCACGCCCggtacgcggcggcgcgggacgcGGCCGTGAGCGGCGCCGTCCCGGGCCCCGCGGGCGGCGGGCAGAAGGGGTGGCGGCGCCCGTTCGTGACGCACTTCACGGGGTGCCAGCCCTGCGGTGGCGCGCCCAACCGGAGGTACTCGCGGAGGCGGTGCGCCGAGGGGATGCGCCGCGCGCTGGCGTTCGCCGACGACCAGGTGCTCCGCGCCTACGGgttccgccgcgccgcgctgctCAGCGACAGCGTCGTGCCGCTGACGTTCGACTACCCCGCCGCGCAgtga
- the LOC120644636 gene encoding disease resistance protein PIK6-NP-like isoform X1, giving the protein MAETAIAAVLSKFGGLAASEAKVLLEVGDDMMLLRDRLEWLQAFLRDADHKRRTGADRLTCVWVRQTRDVAFEAEDALDEFFRKVDLESMGYQCWIKWLKEYLLGCLTQIILRYELSGRLKKINSRLNQISDNQKEYKIKHTPLATLTSSTTATSAWRDGYKNAVGLEKEVETLKEMLLRKGHPQLMFISILGESGVGKKTLSRILLHDKKNNNHFKIRVWYSMPPDSTTEHLQAIYDRARQTISPTQGDLPVQEGPFDDIAGMLRHLLANMNYLLIIIGISSRTMLNCVRASLPDDNNGSRVVLVLDIENEEVAWHANAMNKGIKNGIRHLGRLDKEKSVKLFCSRALRTNLSDETTVNSMSKYSEVVYNITWGYPLAIVVLAGLLRFKEKPGQWTAVLQQLKSGPPMEEAHQQDGEGNQITGPAMFQEDRIEEKTMSSPPTEAANLSTRTSIERVFWASFEDLPNDLKSCFLYLAAFPKDTFLSTDSIVRMWMAEGFIRPQKGKTIEELGHDYFKELALRCLVQVSLMNEAGCIKKVIVHGRLHGFLHSEAREAGFIDVHDMHDVFVPPSVRRLSFMSFQGGYTKFTNKFCKLRSFICWAKEKDHRPSSNGGGGGGGSGGVDEERWHDLKFLQGSDLLRVIYVWGLRIKELPNEIGDKTHLRYLRVNSEHLRDLPSSITRLLNLQTLDIRDTKVEEIHPSFWEIKTLRHVIAKNLTLPSSINEELGQLQTLHGVKPSEGEWNQHNCPLLKMAKLRSLELHGFIDAEHGAVLNPALEQMHLLGHLKLKGDEISSRVFTGQCLRYLQTVELDGTVQWPAVDAFNDLRFVRPNLVQLSLTNTNDAPEDIQQELRKAGFIRSCLLLGPVYRLSYKQGMLAAKPEQQGEARSSKMEQQHQGEEAEE; this is encoded by the exons GTTGACCTAGAAAGCATGGGTTACCAATGCTGGATTAAATGGCTCAAAGAATACTTGCTTGGCTGCTTGACCCAAATCATTCTCCGATATGAATTGTCTGGTCGACTCAAAAAAATTAATAGCAGGCTCAATCAAATCTCGGACAACCAAAAGGAATACAAGATCAAGCATACACCATTAGCGACATTGACATCTTCCACTACAGCCACTTCAGCATG GCGGGATGGTTATAAGAACGCTGTGGGTCTTGAAAAAGAAGTGGAGACACTTAAGGAAATGCTGCTTCGTAAAGGTCACCCCCAGCTGAtgttcatctccatacttggGGAGAGCGGTGTGGGAAAGAAAACACTGTCACGTATTCTCCTGCATGATAAGAAGAATAACAACCATTTCAAGATTCGAGTTTGGTACAGCATGCCGCCAGATTCCACCACAGAACATCTCCAAGCAATCTACGACAGAGCACGCCAAACCATTTCGCCAACACAAGGAGATCTGCCGGTTCAGGAAGGCCCTTTCGATGATATCGCTGGCATGCTCCGTCACCTCCTAGCCAATATGAATTATCTGCTGATTATCATTGGGATATCCTCCAGGACCATGCTCAACTGCGTTAGGGCAAGCCTACCAGATGACAACAATGGAAGTAGGGTAGTGCTCGTATTGGACATCGAGAATGAAGAAGTAGCATGGCATGCTAATGCCATGAACAAGGGCATTAAAAACGGAATCCGCCACTTGGGCCGTTTGGATAAAGAAAAGAGTGTGAAGTTGTTCTGTTCAAGGGCTTTGAGGACAAATCTATCAGAtgaaactacggtaaacagcaTGAGCAAGTACAGCGAAGTTGTGTACAATATAACTTGGGGCTACCCTCTGGCTATAGTGGTTTTGGCTGGACTACTACGATTCAAGGAGAAGCCAGGGCAATGGACGGCAGTGCTGCAGCAGCTCAAGTCTGGACCACCAATGGAAGAAGCACATCAGCAAGACGGCGAAGGTAATCAGATAACAGGACCTGCAATGTTCCAGGAGGATCGTATTGAGGAGAAGACGATGAGCTCCCCACCAACAGAAGCAGCCAACCTGTCCACAAGAACGTCGATTGAGAGGGTCTTCTGGGCAAGCTTTGAAGACCTTCCCAACGACCTCAAGTCATGCTTCCTCTACTTGGCCGCTTTCCCCAAGGATACCTTTCTGTCTACCGACAGTATAGTGCGGATGTGGATGGCCGAGGGATTCATCAGGCCACAGAAGGGCAAGACAATCGAGGAGCTGGGTCATGACTATTTCAAGGAGCTGGCCTTGAGATGCCTCGTTCAGGTTTCCTTGATGAATGAGGCTGGCTGCATTAAGAAAGTCATCGTTCACGGAAGGCTCCATGGGTTCTTGCATTCAGAGGCTCGTGAGGCAGGCTTCATTGACGTCCATGACATGCATGATGTCTTTGTTCCGCCGTCAGTGCGCCGCCTCTCTTTCATGAGTTTTCAAGGCGGATATACCAAGTTCACCAACAAGTTCTGTAAGTTGCGTTCCTTCATATGCTGGGCCAAGGAGAAAGATCATCGTCCAagcagcaatggcggcggcggcggcggcggtagcggaGGCGTGGACGAGGAGCGTTGGCATGATCTCAAGTTTCTGCAGGGTTCAGATTTACTTCGTGTGATCTACGTATGGGGACTAAGGATCAAGGAGTTGCCGAATGAGATAGGCGACAAGACCCACTTGCGGTACCTACGTGTAAACAGCGAGCACCTCAGGGACCTCCCGTCAAGCATTACGAGGCTGCTCAACCTGCAGACACTGGATATAAGGGATACTAAAGTCGAGGAGATTCACCCGTCCTTCTGGGAGATAAAGACGCTGCGGCATGTGATTGCAAAGAACCTCACGCTTCCATCATCCATCAACGAAGAATTGGGCCAGCTGCAAACGCTGCATGGTGTAAAGCCCAGCGAAGGAGAATGGAATCAACATAACTGTCCACTGCTCAAGATGGCCAAACTCCGGTCTCTGGAGCTGCACGGATTCATTGATGCGGAACATGGTGCTGTGCTGAACCCTGCCCTCGAGCAGATGCATCTCCTTGGCCACTTGAAGCTGAAAGGTGATGAGATCTCTTCTCGCGTCTTCACTGGACAGTGCCTTCGATATCTTCAGACTGTAGAGTTGGATGGCACTGTGCAATGGCCGGCTGTTGATGCGTTTAATGATCTTCGCTTCGTCCGTCCAAACCTTGTTCAGCTCAGCCTGACAAATACAAATGATGCGCCGGAAGACATCCAACAGGAACTGAGAAAGGCAGGCTTTATCCGCTCCTGCCTGCTCCTCGGACCAGTTTATCGGCTTTCATACAAACAAGGAATGCTTGCGGCAAAACCGGAGCAGCAGGGTGAAGCAAGGTCCAGCAAAATGGAACAGCAGCACCAAGGTGAGGAAGCTGAAGAGTGA